One genomic region from Fulvitalea axinellae encodes:
- a CDS encoding SusD/RagB family nutrient-binding outer membrane lipoprotein produces MNNRYTGLLCVFALLSSLTFSCTDDFGELNTNPKTISADKVDPSNLGFILAGAEYGAHFGQPVPFQLGSSLHSDLYSQYFATSATYFPSDNHNFNDRWLDGVWRSFYEECAPQIKLFVDKSKEQERPVEQAIGEIWRSYSFLRMTDWFGPIIYKSYGNGELSVSYDSQEDIYKDIFQVLDQATSVLKQHAGTTSLVGAKDKIFAGNVDRWRTFANTLRLRMALRVKYVEPALAKEQAEKAVSDGVMEDIRDNALIATSKTRKNPYNLITLWGKEFRMSSSMESVLKGYDDPRLPIYFAPAVLGDSDGDGLPYEGLRNGETEADKTNINFGDLCSTIGPRWLPNGPDTNPIQVMRTAEAYLLRAEGALEGWAMGGSVEELYNNGVRASLLEWEIGEDQISEYLKSTAKPVAPGDRHASAPLSDIPVAFMVGAEKTRQLEQIMTQKWLALFPDSWEAWAELRRTGYPKLYPRIYSMNPDVPADQIVRRIPYTSSEYDFNTGALNAALALPEMGAGDKGSTKLWWDKRP; encoded by the coding sequence ATGAATAATAGATATACTGGGCTCTTGTGTGTTTTCGCACTTCTGTCTTCGCTTACTTTTTCCTGTACGGACGATTTCGGAGAGCTGAACACCAATCCCAAAACAATCTCCGCCGATAAAGTAGATCCATCCAATCTGGGTTTTATTTTGGCGGGAGCCGAGTATGGCGCCCACTTTGGACAGCCAGTTCCGTTTCAGCTGGGAAGTTCCCTGCATTCGGACTTATACTCACAGTATTTCGCCACATCGGCCACCTATTTCCCTTCGGATAATCACAATTTCAATGACCGCTGGCTCGATGGCGTCTGGAGATCTTTTTATGAGGAATGCGCCCCGCAGATAAAGCTCTTTGTCGACAAGTCGAAAGAGCAGGAACGCCCCGTAGAGCAGGCTATAGGCGAAATATGGCGCTCGTATTCTTTTCTGAGAATGACGGACTGGTTCGGGCCGATTATCTACAAATCGTACGGAAACGGAGAGCTTTCGGTGAGTTATGATAGCCAAGAGGACATCTACAAGGATATTTTTCAGGTCTTGGACCAAGCCACAAGCGTATTGAAACAGCATGCGGGAACCACCAGCTTGGTAGGGGCCAAAGACAAGATTTTCGCCGGAAACGTGGACCGGTGGAGAACTTTCGCCAATACTTTGCGACTGCGTATGGCCTTGCGAGTCAAGTACGTTGAGCCGGCTTTGGCCAAAGAACAAGCCGAAAAGGCCGTGTCAGACGGCGTAATGGAGGATATTCGGGACAATGCTTTGATAGCCACCTCGAAAACCAGAAAGAATCCATACAATTTGATTACGCTTTGGGGAAAAGAGTTCCGAATGAGCTCCTCAATGGAGAGCGTGCTCAAAGGCTATGACGATCCCCGTCTTCCGATCTATTTCGCACCGGCCGTATTGGGTGATTCCGACGGCGACGGATTACCTTACGAAGGCCTGCGCAACGGAGAGACCGAAGCCGACAAAACCAATATCAATTTCGGCGACCTTTGCTCTACAATCGGCCCTAGGTGGTTGCCGAACGGCCCGGATACCAACCCGATTCAGGTAATGCGTACCGCGGAGGCTTACCTTCTGAGAGCCGAGGGCGCTTTGGAAGGCTGGGCCATGGGAGGTTCCGTAGAGGAATTGTACAACAATGGCGTTAGGGCGTCTCTGCTCGAATGGGAGATCGGCGAAGACCAGATCTCCGAATACCTGAAGAGCACCGCGAAGCCTGTCGCTCCCGGCGACCGTCACGCTTCGGCTCCGCTTTCCGATATTCCTGTCGCCTTTATGGTCGGAGCTGAAAAAACACGCCAGCTGGAGCAGATCATGACCCAAAAATGGCTGGCCCTCTTTCCCGACAGTTGGGAGGCTTGGGCGGAGCTTCGCCGTACGGGGTATCCGAAACTCTATCCGAGAATCTATTCCATGAATCCTGATGTTCCCGCCGATCAAATCGTAAGAAGAATCCCTTACACCTCTTCAGAATACGATTTCAATACCGGAGCCCTAAACGCTGCCTTGGCCCTTCCGGAAATGGGCGCCGGCGACAAGGGAAGCACAAAGCTGTGGTGGGACAAACGCCCGTAA